The Toxorhynchites rutilus septentrionalis strain SRP chromosome 3, ASM2978413v1, whole genome shotgun sequence genome includes a region encoding these proteins:
- the LOC129774191 gene encoding uncharacterized protein LOC129774191 has product MEGCAQYVKNLNAEKHAGQYPAAAKAIVKNHYVDDMLVSTETEGEAIQLARDVHYVHIQAGFEMCNWLSNSPAVLAALQKEQIDEKSLSIGSKLATEKVLGMWWCTATDTLTFKLSAKHDSDLLLGRRRPTKREVLRTLMAIFDPLGLLSHLLIFLRVLLQEIWRSAIGWDDEIPDNINEKWEKWLKVLPSVQHVRVPRCYRQSTSINQTTNVQLHTFVDASEYGYAAVVYLRFELELQAAVIGARLANTATSNFTFKVDEKFFWTDSRDVLCWIRSDHRRYSQFVAFRVSDILETSGIADWRWVGTKDNVADEATKWQRLPNLGSESRWFNGPEFIRQKRDNWPVEPFTTGSTREEVRQHMFHHRMVTDSCINVEYFDNWKRLVGTVAFVFRFLHNCHSKAKGIQRDHGPLSSKALQQASNYLLRRAQEESFPEEVEILSGNTITKRAICKQSRIYKMNPFIDEERVMRMRGRIGRCEYATMDAQNPIILPKDHYITKLIVRDCHERYHHQNHETVVNELRQVFRIPKLRVVFRNVRANCQWCKNQKAIPQAPLMGDLPMARLAAFNRPFTFAGVDYFGPIMVAVGRRSEKRWGVLVTCLTTRAVYIEVAHTLSADSCIMAIRNFMVRRGVPQQIYSDRGTNCVAASKELDAALAELDQERVIREIVSSNTEWCFLPPASPHMGGSWERLIQTVKRNLQQIQPLRPLSDEILRNLFVEIEGTINARPLTHVPADDPEATVLTPNHFILGSSSGLKPATLFDDSAANLRRSWRSSQVEANIF; this is encoded by the exons ATGGAGGGTTGCGCCCAATACGTCAAAAACTTGAACGCTGAGAAACACGCAGGACAGTATCCGGCGGCGGCTAAAGCGATCGTTAAGAACCACTATGTGGACGATATGCTGGTGAGCACGGAGACGGAAGGCGAAGCGATTCAACTAGCTCGAGACGTTCATTATGTTCACATCCAAGCCGGATTCGAAATGTGTAATTGGCTATCCAACTCTCCTGCGGTTCTTGCAGCTCTGCAGAAGGAACAGATCGACGAGAAGAGCCTGAGCATTGGATCGAAACTAGCCACAGAGAAAGTTCTAGGTATGTGGTGGTGCACCGCAACAGACACACTAACATTTAAGTTATCGGCGAAGCATGATTCAGATCTGTTGTTGGGAAGGCGGCGACCAACGAAGAGGGAAGTGTTGCGGACATTGATGGCCATCTTCGATCCTCTGGGTTTACTTTCACACTTGTTGATTTTCCTCAGGGTTCTGCTGCAAGAAATTTGGCGCTCCGCCATCGGCTGGGATGATGAAATTCCAGATAATATCAACGAAAAATGGGAAAAGTGGTTAAAGGTTCTCCCGTCAGTACAGCATGTCCGTGTGCCGAGATGCTACCGGCAAAGCACATCGATAAATCAAACAACTAATGTGCAATTACACACTTTCGTCGACGCCAGCGAGTACGGTTATGCAGCCGTAGTGTATCTACGCTTCGA GCTCGAGCTACAGGCTGCAGTCATAGGAGCACGACTTGCGAATACCGCAACTAGTAATTTCACATTTAAGGTGGATGAGAAATTTTTCTGGACGGACTCTCGTGATGTGTTGTGCTGGATTCGGTCTGATCATCGTCGGTACTCCCAATTTGTGGCTTTCCGTGTTAGCGATATCTTGGAAACTAGTGGAATTGCAGATTGGAGATGGGTTGGTACAAAAGACAACGTTGCGGACGAAGCTACGAAGTGGCAACGTTTGCCAAATCTCGGAAGCGAGAGTCGATGGTTCAACGGACCGGAGTTCATACGACAGAAGCGCGATAATTGGCCAGTCGAGCCGTTCACAACTGGTTCTACTAGGGAGGAAGTGCGTCAACATATGTTTCACCATAGAATGGTTACAGATTCGTGTATAAACGTGGAGTATTTCGACAACTGGAAACGATTAGTCGGAACTGTAGCTTTCGTTTTCCGATTCCTTCACAACTGTCACAGCAAGGCTAAGGGAATCCAGCGTGATCACGGGCCGTTAAGTAGCAAAGCACTACAGCAAGCATCGAACTACCTTCTCAGGCGCGCGCAGGAAGAATCTTTTCCCGAGGAAGTGGAAATTTTATCTGGGAATACAATTACCAAGAGGGCGATCTGTAAGCAGAGCAGAATATATAAGATGAATCCCTTTATTGACGAAGAACGAGTGATGCGAATGCGAGGCAGAATCGGCAGATGCGAGTATGCTACGATGGACGCGCAGAATCCAATAATTCTTCCAAAAGACCATTATATTACAAAACTGATTGTGCGGGACTGTCACGAGCGTTATCACCATCAAAATCATGAGACTGTGGTTAATGAGCTTCGGCAGGTGTTTAGAATACCGAAATTGCGTGTGGTATTTCGGAACGTGAGGGCAAATTGTCAATGGTGTAAAAATCAGAAAGCTATTCCTCAAGCACCCTTAATGGGTGATCTCCCAATGGCTAGACTGGCGGCATTCAACAGACCATTCACCTTTGCGGGGGTTGACTACTTTGGTCCGATTATGGTGGCGGTAGGGCGAAGGTCAGAAAAACGGTGGGGGGTACTAGTGACATGCTTGACGACACGGGCGGTATACATAGAGGTTGCACATACGCTCAGTGCGGACTCCTGCATAATGGCCATCCGAAACTTTATGGTGCGACGTGGCGTACCGCAGCAAATATACAGTGACCGCGGGACGAACTGCGTGGCTGCAAGCAAGGAACTCGATGCTGCTCTTGCGGAGTTAGATCAAGAGAGAGTTATTCGAGAAATTGTCAGTTCCAATACCGAATGGTGCTTCCTGCCTCCAGCTTCTCCTCATATGGGAGGATCCTGGGAGAGACTTATCCAGACAGTGAAGCGTAATCTGCAGCAGATCCAGCCATTGCGTCCTCTTAGCGACGAAATTCTGCGAAATTTGTTCGTCGAGATCGAAGGCACCATTAACGCACGTCCGTTGACTCACGTGCCTGCGGACGATCCAGAGGCTACTGTCCTTACTCCAAACCACTTTATTTTGGGTTCTTCCAGCGGCCTGAAACCGGCAACGCTGTTCGACGATAGCGCGGCGAATTTGAGACGCTCGTGGCGATCTTCGCAAGTGGAGGCGAACATCTTCTGA